One Desulfatiglans anilini DSM 4660 DNA segment encodes these proteins:
- a CDS encoding YggS family pyridoxal phosphate-dependent enzyme: MIQENVKRILNELPPDVMLVGAAKTRTPAEVLDAVSAGLAIVGENYVQEAERAREAVGERVKWHLIGHLQSNKAKKAVKLFDMIETLDSLNLAQAVDRAAEKEGKLMPVLIEINSGEEPQKHGVLPGEALELIQGLADFPHIRVMGLMTMGPLLDDPESLRPYFRRTRELFEQIRSLSLPHVEMRYLSMGMSDSYRVAIEEGANLVRIGTALFGERPSCNKP; this comes from the coding sequence ATGATCCAGGAGAATGTCAAACGCATCCTGAATGAACTGCCCCCGGACGTCATGCTTGTAGGCGCTGCCAAGACGAGGACCCCTGCGGAGGTCCTCGATGCGGTCTCGGCGGGCCTCGCGATCGTGGGCGAGAACTATGTGCAGGAGGCTGAACGGGCGCGGGAGGCGGTCGGTGAGCGGGTGAAATGGCACCTGATCGGTCATCTGCAGTCGAACAAGGCCAAGAAGGCCGTGAAGCTTTTCGACATGATCGAGACCCTGGATTCCTTGAATCTGGCGCAGGCCGTCGACCGGGCCGCGGAGAAGGAGGGGAAGCTCATGCCGGTGCTGATCGAGATCAACAGCGGGGAGGAGCCCCAGAAGCATGGGGTGCTGCCCGGCGAAGCGCTTGAATTGATCCAGGGGCTCGCCGATTTTCCTCATATCCGGGTGATGGGTCTCATGACCATGGGGCCTTTACTGGACGACCCGGAGTCCCTTCGGCCCTACTTCAGGCGGACCCGGGAGCTTTTCGAGCAGATCCGCTCTCTCTCGCTTCCACATGTGGAGATGCGCTATCTTTCCATGGGGATGTCCGATTCGTACCGGGTGGCGATCGAAGAGGGTGCGAATCTGGTGAGGATCGGGACGGCCCTGTTCGGGGAGCGCCCTTCGTGCAACAAGCCATAG